A stretch of Bradyrhizobium sp. AZCC 2262 DNA encodes these proteins:
- a CDS encoding TrbI/VirB10 family protein yields the protein MTEDSDKVPPERLELRARPRPIRRLNKRTLMIGCAVAALFIAGATIVALSPPRTFKPGERAELYNTDRKQTADGLAKLPKSYENLPPKLGPPSPGDVGRAFAESEKKLGAGPVSETPFQANAEQDAERAERIRQARIAQQAKESGLLFRLSDKQDRRKQSTPAASTTEQPSAFRPATADNAPTTSDILAKTSPGLTDRSSEIIPSSQARKLAFVSAKADKETTNPHSLAAAPSPYAIMAGSIIPASLITGLNSDLPGSTIAQVTENVYDTVTGEHLLVPQGTRLFGKYDSVVAFGQKRALVVWTRLILPNGNSIVVENLPATDVAGYAGLEDEVDFHTWQLLKGIGLATLLGVGTQLSLGNDEGDLVKALRESIQQTTNRAGQRLVERELDVQPTITVRPGWPLRVIVSKDLVLKPYQDFQTATTTR from the coding sequence GTGACTGAAGATTCCGACAAAGTTCCACCAGAGCGGCTTGAGTTGCGGGCGCGGCCGCGGCCGATCCGCCGCCTCAACAAACGCACCCTCATGATTGGCTGCGCGGTCGCCGCGCTATTCATTGCGGGAGCGACGATCGTTGCGCTCAGTCCGCCTCGGACGTTCAAACCAGGCGAACGAGCCGAGTTATACAACACCGACCGGAAGCAAACGGCGGACGGGCTCGCGAAGTTGCCCAAGTCCTACGAGAATTTGCCGCCCAAGCTAGGGCCGCCTTCGCCAGGCGACGTCGGCCGTGCCTTTGCGGAGAGTGAAAAGAAACTTGGAGCAGGGCCGGTATCCGAGACGCCATTCCAGGCAAACGCGGAACAGGATGCAGAGCGGGCGGAGCGGATCCGGCAGGCTCGTATTGCACAGCAGGCTAAGGAGTCGGGCCTCTTATTTCGTCTGTCCGACAAACAGGACCGCCGCAAACAGTCGACGCCTGCGGCCTCAACGACCGAGCAGCCCTCGGCGTTTCGCCCTGCGACCGCGGACAATGCTCCGACGACATCTGATATCCTTGCGAAGACGTCACCGGGTTTGACGGATCGCTCCAGCGAGATCATTCCATCTTCTCAGGCACGTAAGCTCGCCTTTGTCAGCGCCAAGGCCGACAAGGAAACCACGAACCCGCACTCCCTCGCAGCCGCGCCATCTCCCTATGCGATCATGGCGGGGTCGATCATTCCGGCGAGCCTGATTACCGGTTTGAATTCCGATCTGCCTGGATCGACGATCGCGCAGGTAACCGAAAACGTATACGACACGGTGACCGGCGAGCATCTTCTGGTTCCGCAGGGGACGAGGCTCTTTGGCAAATACGACAGCGTCGTTGCCTTTGGACAGAAACGTGCGCTGGTGGTCTGGACGCGCCTGATCCTGCCGAACGGCAATTCGATCGTAGTCGAGAATTTGCCAGCGACAGACGTAGCGGGTTACGCCGGTCTCGAGGATGAGGTCGATTTCCATACATGGCAGTTGCTCAAGGGAATTGGTCTTGCGACGCTTCTTGGCGTCGGGACCCAGCTTTCGCTCGGCAATGATGAAGGCGACCTGGTCAAAGCGCTGCGCGAAAGCATTCAACAAACCACCAATCGCGCAGGCCAGCGACTTGTCGAGCGTGAACTCGATGTCCAGCCGACCATCACGGTGCGGCCAGGCTGGCCGCTGCGGGTGATTGTTTCGAAGGATCTGGTGCTGAAGCCCTATCAGGACTTTCAAACTGCAACGACGACGAGATGA
- a CDS encoding DUF4917 family protein, translated as MADVISFENALKGSGEKPRSLLVANGFSIKYFHYGTLLDNSGLQNTDSLRRLFDEIKTKDFERVLRILKDAASVCRAYEWKEQTGLLAADIPKLRDALVTAIRKTHPPHRDAIAAIIPPCVEFLEKFERIFTLNYDLLLNWVTLENGTFSDGFGLGKKSNGFIAPFTTGAKCSVFNLHGGLHLFRGSGDTLEKRIDEGNGVIDAISSTIKKGERLPLYVAEGTSEAKLFRIRNNAYLQHCYEHFEANTNTLFVYGHSADDNDAHILNAIFKSRIERVYFSVYPPSNDTNAIDGQLAKYKARNGSKVEYALFDARTASVWGAA; from the coding sequence ATGGCTGATGTCATTTCCTTTGAAAACGCCCTAAAGGGATCGGGCGAAAAGCCCCGGTCGCTGCTCGTGGCCAATGGGTTCTCGATCAAGTATTTTCATTATGGCACCCTGTTGGATAATTCGGGGCTTCAGAACACGGACTCGCTGCGGCGCCTGTTTGACGAGATCAAGACCAAAGACTTCGAGCGTGTCCTGCGCATTCTGAAGGACGCCGCCTCTGTGTGCCGCGCCTATGAATGGAAGGAACAGACCGGCCTGCTTGCAGCCGATATCCCCAAGCTGCGAGATGCGCTCGTCACTGCAATCCGAAAAACACACCCTCCGCATCGCGACGCCATAGCGGCCATCATTCCACCGTGCGTCGAGTTTCTTGAGAAGTTTGAGCGCATCTTCACCTTGAACTATGACCTCCTGCTAAACTGGGTCACGCTCGAAAATGGCACCTTCAGCGATGGCTTTGGCCTGGGAAAGAAGAGTAACGGGTTTATCGCGCCATTCACAACAGGTGCCAAATGCTCAGTCTTCAATCTTCACGGCGGGCTTCATCTGTTCCGCGGTTCCGGCGACACATTGGAGAAACGCATTGACGAAGGTAACGGCGTGATCGACGCCATTTCTTCCACAATCAAGAAGGGGGAGCGCTTACCCCTATATGTCGCTGAGGGTACCTCAGAAGCCAAGCTCTTCAGGATACGGAACAATGCGTACCTTCAACATTGTTATGAACACTTCGAGGCTAACACGAACACACTCTTCGTATATGGCCATTCAGCCGACGACAACGACGCCCATATCCTCAACGCCATATTCAAATCGCGCATCGAACGGGTCTATTTTTCGGTCTACCCGCCAAGCAACGACACCAATGCCATTGATGGCCAACTTGCCAAATACAAGGCGCGTAACGGATCAAAAGTAGAGTATGCGCTATTTGACGCGAGGACGGCCTCGGTTTGGGGAGCCGCTTAG
- a CDS encoding DUF2274 domain-containing protein, translating into MTLMKLSKLPDRTPVKLSMTLPPNLAARLRDYANFYAETYGTREEVADLVPFMLEAFLDGDADFRRVSRANGVRDLSDAAPRNPEDRRTRKGQDQGE; encoded by the coding sequence ATGACCCTGATGAAGCTCTCGAAGCTGCCAGATCGCACCCCGGTCAAGCTCAGCATGACATTGCCGCCCAATCTCGCAGCGCGGCTGCGCGACTACGCCAATTTTTACGCTGAGACCTACGGCACCCGCGAGGAGGTGGCGGACCTAGTGCCGTTCATGCTGGAGGCGTTTCTGGATGGCGATGCGGATTTTCGGCGAGTCAGCCGGGCAAACGGCGTGAGGGACTTGTCCGATGCCGCTCCACGGAATCCTGAGGACCGGCGCACCCGCAAAGGGCAGGACCAGGGTGAGTAG
- a CDS encoding AbiU2 domain-containing protein: MAEQTGEEAKEQNIKAMGKALGVQYTQLWQEIAQLNIIWKEFIELFGTKTSRIELLNRSAGAFFRMVQDGIWEAIVLHIARVTDPPQSPGGKDRQNLTLHNLPALIPDLKLKGEVKLLCDEATANTKFARDWRNRRIAHRDLDLALGGKAKPLPSVPIKHVNDALASFENIMNAIALPYLNSTTSFDHSIRLHGALELLYLLDDGHVLQAERKKRLVGSNYAIDPFPIRDL; this comes from the coding sequence ATGGCTGAGCAAACAGGCGAGGAAGCCAAAGAGCAAAATATCAAGGCCATGGGTAAGGCGTTGGGTGTTCAATATACACAGCTCTGGCAGGAGATTGCGCAACTGAACATTATTTGGAAAGAGTTCATCGAGCTTTTTGGGACGAAGACCAGCAGGATCGAGTTGTTGAACCGCTCTGCGGGCGCCTTCTTCCGAATGGTTCAAGACGGTATATGGGAAGCGATAGTTCTGCACATAGCGCGCGTTACCGACCCGCCACAATCCCCGGGTGGTAAAGACCGACAAAACCTCACTCTTCACAATCTACCGGCGTTAATCCCAGACCTGAAGTTGAAGGGTGAAGTCAAACTTCTCTGTGACGAGGCCACGGCGAACACGAAGTTCGCTCGTGATTGGCGCAACCGCCGCATCGCGCATCGGGATCTTGATCTGGCTCTGGGCGGGAAGGCAAAGCCGCTCCCCTCAGTCCCGATAAAGCACGTCAACGATGCGCTGGCATCATTCGAAAACATCATGAACGCCATCGCGCTTCCCTACTTGAACTCGACAACATCGTTCGATCACAGTATCAGGCTGCACGGTGCTCTGGAGCTACTGTACCTGCTCGACGACGGTCACGTGCTTCAAGCTGAGCGAAAGAAACGACTGGTAGGGAGTAACTACGCAATCGATCCGTTTCCGATCAGAGACCTATAA
- a CDS encoding ATP-binding protein, with protein MSCVVRYQNLAPGIEVAKKKQKKAKAAKKKKKATAATTRSTAGPGFRFEDQVAAWLLLQALSGQELPGVTGTVTRLQMQVNALGWQHDDVLFTTDAGPGDARHLSISCKSNEQVSANGLPADFVERAWKQWDPKGQHPMRRDADCLMLATRQRHNPFQATWSEIKSAAADADPALGLARIQATAKYRRIFDSVKTPATAAGLTVRDAEVLALIRHIEVMPLDFDIAGGQLQQLAENACRSLLVSSSLAEARALWIDLVGQAEKVRLSPSTLGVETLWQGLRTRYALKDHPDFAAAWRRLRAITADYRAEIQTTLPSNYALTRESDADRLKKAMANEPVCVVYGESGTGKSALVRMVLDSEFPNATQVWFGPEQLETALNEATRSTLGLMAPLLDVLRSSAKPETILVIDAAERLTDGCMVKTKGLIAALAANFSTIGCRVLIVGQSDAGVRGTLQQLAGSAPPPTVEIPRLEAKEVSEVLWATEGLRWLAAQDDAVEALRNLKALAWVIDGAALFQATSGAQQLSLTTIADRLWPYWTGNRPSLQRLLMKLGEREASFEHSFALTSFDSGEVTELNALPKACPLRSGSNNRFQFEHDLAADWARFQRLKQDSDDVKAWAALAGNPLWNNALRMLGQYLLRQPNGTRTQWDAAFEEAEQLHDTMPLAADVLLDALFLDPNAEAFLNERADMLFANGAKRLTRLLRRFEHVASVPGNQPSLPVGGLDISLYLEAQYRTPIYPRWPAIANFLTQHRDRIVALTSPVVAAVCERWLTTTPVGMPFRKEFAEIALASARELQYANEVTIVWYRDPEKAIYCAAFASAADLPDDVAQWALEMIQRRSFGADVVARIREFKRQEAEEHRKKLETDPKYRAEREERKRSFSPAFPSARKLPPWPLGPQRSVEKRFRETVLGSPLFQVLMRARPAAASEILVAAIVEDSPEEEYRSSIRIDDDLGIEYEHGSYPTVYWKSPFFAFLQINPVAALGGLNQLVNFCTERWAHEVARQGGSPTKISFTMADGTVREFTGDGGVFSWSQENSNRNGQLFSALAALEKWLCNLIDQGVDIAPYLDDLLRTSHSVAVVGVLINVGKYKPDLFKGTLKPLLGDDGLYFWDHYRVDNAAMGVDLSSWARSGELIFQMGRDWVLAPYRKAKLQQIVASIVTQDDGVAQYLLAATAKWKAPTLEKEAVEFRMLVAELDHRNYVRVPDPVSGQHKEEFQYPADVMGAAQAFDQGVSLARQINELPYKCRSALNSAKALTSNSGPYLAEMMDVASSDVDIKLTDDFKKVARVAAAATLLLKTPEWLAEHPNVAQRAHAIINAVVDGIGADFQDVRSRSIRGDPEMEFAAHVVAENWIATPSKETDEAVMRIMTSGDDVAVTVLFSLAYRSRDALRNAWWRLLSLALLRSGLSILVPRFGDGDDIEPRWQRWLRWLRTRRISGISATMSNIDPLSVAKRVENFERRRWQQRYARDGRREEIKPDRRMSGGLDTHFLQKAFGWLFVEGAGLPDPTEQAALLGAFWSHEVWCLRGSTDDNDDDFKWRGQFGYPIVCALARLALLSPAAKANAIWEQVFAIGPRGYQAIGVFLTEWFTLIKEPTDVAEFSKRWRPMIAYTLNNKQWAAEGKWYYAQRLEREVLGFGASGFITRVPGHVTLIGGMRDLYKSWAETRLPSNQDNMAGFCGFLSSDAGRVLRMDGLQWIAAVMCATPETGKWYRDSISSAFMGLLEAAVLEDADELTRNSAARQALVDLTAHAVARQLPRALALQERVRRLR; from the coding sequence ATGTCGTGCGTGGTTCGCTATCAGAATCTCGCGCCGGGTATTGAAGTGGCAAAGAAGAAGCAAAAGAAAGCAAAAGCAGCAAAAAAGAAGAAAAAGGCAACGGCAGCGACCACACGGTCGACGGCGGGGCCGGGATTTCGTTTCGAAGACCAGGTGGCCGCGTGGCTGCTGTTGCAGGCGCTAAGCGGGCAGGAACTGCCAGGCGTCACAGGCACTGTCACCCGTTTGCAGATGCAGGTAAATGCGCTCGGCTGGCAGCACGACGACGTGCTCTTCACCACCGATGCGGGCCCGGGCGACGCACGCCACCTCTCGATTTCATGCAAGAGCAACGAGCAGGTTTCCGCCAACGGCCTCCCCGCCGATTTTGTCGAGCGCGCGTGGAAGCAGTGGGACCCCAAGGGCCAACATCCGATGAGGCGGGATGCGGACTGCCTGATGCTGGCAACACGGCAACGGCATAATCCGTTTCAAGCGACGTGGTCTGAAATCAAGTCGGCCGCAGCGGATGCTGACCCGGCGCTCGGACTTGCGCGCATCCAAGCAACCGCCAAATATCGCCGCATCTTCGATAGCGTGAAGACCCCCGCGACCGCGGCTGGCCTCACGGTACGCGATGCTGAAGTACTGGCGTTGATCCGGCACATCGAGGTCATGCCACTTGATTTTGATATCGCGGGCGGGCAACTCCAACAGCTTGCCGAAAACGCGTGCCGATCCCTGCTTGTGAGTAGCAGCCTTGCCGAAGCCCGTGCACTTTGGATTGATCTCGTTGGGCAGGCTGAAAAAGTCAGGCTCTCACCCAGCACGCTGGGCGTGGAAACGCTTTGGCAAGGGCTACGTACGCGATATGCGTTAAAGGATCATCCCGACTTCGCGGCAGCATGGCGTCGCCTTCGCGCGATCACTGCCGACTACCGGGCCGAAATTCAAACGACCCTACCGTCAAACTATGCCCTCACGCGTGAATCTGACGCCGACCGATTGAAAAAGGCCATGGCGAATGAGCCGGTCTGCGTCGTGTACGGTGAATCCGGCACCGGCAAATCGGCCCTCGTCCGGATGGTGTTGGATTCAGAATTCCCAAATGCAACCCAAGTATGGTTCGGACCTGAACAGCTTGAAACTGCCTTGAACGAGGCGACGCGGTCTACGCTGGGCCTTATGGCGCCTTTGCTTGACGTGCTCCGGTCGAGCGCGAAACCAGAAACGATCTTGGTTATTGATGCCGCCGAGCGCCTTACCGACGGGTGCATGGTGAAAACGAAAGGCCTTATCGCAGCCCTCGCCGCCAATTTTTCAACGATCGGCTGTCGCGTTTTGATTGTCGGGCAATCCGACGCCGGCGTGCGTGGCACCTTGCAACAATTGGCCGGCTCAGCCCCACCACCCACCGTCGAGATTCCGCGCCTCGAAGCAAAGGAAGTTTCCGAAGTGCTTTGGGCAACGGAGGGACTGCGGTGGCTGGCGGCCCAGGATGACGCGGTCGAAGCATTACGAAATCTAAAGGCGCTCGCATGGGTGATAGACGGTGCCGCACTGTTCCAAGCGACAAGCGGCGCGCAACAATTGTCACTGACCACCATCGCGGACCGGCTATGGCCTTATTGGACTGGGAACAGACCCTCGCTGCAACGGCTGCTCATGAAGCTCGGTGAACGTGAAGCATCATTCGAGCATAGTTTTGCGCTGACAAGCTTTGACAGCGGCGAAGTCACGGAACTCAACGCCCTTCCGAAAGCATGCCCTCTAAGAAGTGGTAGCAACAACCGCTTTCAGTTTGAGCATGACCTAGCCGCCGACTGGGCGCGGTTCCAACGCCTCAAACAGGATAGCGATGATGTAAAGGCTTGGGCTGCCCTTGCTGGCAATCCCCTATGGAATAATGCATTGCGAATGCTGGGCCAGTATTTGCTGCGGCAACCCAACGGCACGCGCACGCAATGGGACGCCGCGTTCGAGGAAGCCGAGCAACTGCACGATACCATGCCGCTAGCCGCCGATGTCTTACTGGATGCGCTCTTTCTAGACCCGAATGCCGAGGCGTTCTTGAATGAACGCGCAGACATGCTGTTCGCGAACGGAGCCAAGCGGCTCACGCGCCTGCTGCGCCGTTTCGAGCATGTAGCATCGGTGCCGGGCAATCAGCCGAGTTTGCCTGTTGGCGGCTTGGATATCAGCCTCTACCTCGAAGCACAGTATCGCACGCCGATCTATCCGCGTTGGCCGGCGATTGCGAATTTCCTAACGCAACACCGCGATCGCATCGTTGCGCTGACGTCCCCCGTTGTGGCCGCCGTGTGCGAACGCTGGCTTACTACGACGCCTGTTGGGATGCCCTTCCGCAAGGAATTTGCGGAGATTGCCCTGGCGTCGGCCCGGGAGCTTCAATACGCCAATGAAGTGACGATTGTCTGGTACCGCGACCCCGAAAAGGCGATCTACTGCGCCGCCTTCGCCAGCGCTGCCGACCTTCCCGATGATGTAGCGCAATGGGCGCTCGAAATGATCCAACGGCGCTCGTTTGGTGCCGACGTCGTCGCAAGGATTCGCGAATTCAAAAGGCAGGAAGCGGAAGAGCACCGCAAGAAACTGGAAACGGATCCTAAATACCGGGCAGAACGTGAAGAACGAAAGAGGTCGTTCTCTCCAGCCTTTCCATCAGCGAGGAAGCTGCCGCCTTGGCCACTTGGCCCGCAGCGCAGCGTGGAGAAGCGCTTCCGTGAAACCGTTCTGGGCTCACCACTATTTCAGGTGTTGATGCGCGCGCGGCCTGCGGCGGCGTCTGAAATTCTTGTCGCAGCAATCGTTGAAGATTCACCGGAGGAGGAATACCGCAGCAGCATCCGCATCGACGACGACCTCGGCATCGAGTACGAGCATGGCAGTTACCCGACGGTCTATTGGAAAAGCCCCTTTTTCGCGTTCCTGCAAATCAATCCAGTCGCCGCATTGGGTGGCCTAAACCAGCTTGTCAATTTCTGCACCGAACGATGGGCGCATGAGGTGGCCCGCCAAGGCGGCTCTCCGACAAAAATCTCGTTCACGATGGCTGACGGCACGGTGCGGGAATTTACCGGTGATGGCGGAGTGTTTTCGTGGTCGCAGGAGAATTCCAACCGTAACGGCCAGCTATTCTCTGCCCTTGCGGCGCTGGAAAAATGGTTGTGCAATTTGATCGATCAAGGCGTCGATATTGCACCCTATCTCGACGATCTCCTGCGCACATCCCACTCGGTCGCAGTGGTAGGGGTGCTTATCAACGTCGGAAAATACAAGCCCGACCTGTTCAAAGGTACTTTGAAGCCACTTCTTGGCGACGACGGGCTCTACTTCTGGGACCATTACCGCGTCGATAATGCGGCAATGGGCGTGGATTTGTCGAGCTGGGCCCGAAGCGGTGAACTTATCTTCCAGATGGGCCGGGATTGGGTCTTGGCGCCATATCGGAAAGCAAAACTTCAGCAAATTGTGGCCAGCATCGTCACGCAGGACGACGGTGTCGCCCAGTATTTACTAGCCGCGACCGCCAAATGGAAAGCGCCCACGCTGGAAAAGGAGGCCGTCGAGTTTCGTATGTTAGTGGCCGAGCTTGACCATCGAAATTATGTGCGTGTGCCTGACCCAGTCTCTGGTCAACACAAGGAGGAGTTTCAGTACCCGGCCGATGTGATGGGAGCCGCTCAGGCGTTCGACCAAGGAGTTAGCTTGGCTCGGCAGATCAATGAGCTGCCGTATAAGTGCCGGTCGGCCCTCAACAGCGCGAAGGCGTTGACATCAAACTCGGGGCCATACCTCGCAGAGATGATGGACGTCGCAAGTAGCGACGTTGACATAAAGCTGACGGACGATTTCAAGAAAGTCGCACGCGTCGCGGCGGCAGCGACGTTGCTCCTTAAAACACCCGAATGGCTTGCCGAGCATCCCAATGTCGCACAACGCGCGCACGCAATCATAAATGCCGTAGTGGACGGCATCGGCGCGGATTTCCAGGACGTTCGCTCACGCTCAATTCGCGGTGATCCAGAAATGGAATTCGCGGCACACGTCGTGGCTGAGAACTGGATCGCCACACCGTCCAAAGAAACCGACGAAGCCGTCATGCGGATTATGACTAGCGGCGACGATGTCGCCGTTACCGTCTTATTTAGCCTAGCCTATCGCAGCAGGGATGCACTCAGGAACGCTTGGTGGCGGCTCCTCTCCTTGGCGTTGCTGCGCTCAGGCTTGTCCATCCTGGTCCCCAGATTTGGCGACGGAGACGATATCGAGCCTCGCTGGCAGCGCTGGTTGCGGTGGCTTCGAACACGGCGAATTTCGGGCATTTCGGCGACAATGAGCAACATTGATCCGCTCAGCGTAGCAAAGCGCGTTGAGAACTTTGAACGGCGGCGATGGCAGCAGCGATATGCCCGGGATGGCCGCAGAGAGGAGATCAAACCAGATCGGCGAATGTCGGGTGGTCTGGACACACATTTTCTGCAGAAAGCCTTTGGATGGCTGTTTGTGGAGGGTGCCGGCCTACCCGACCCTACCGAACAGGCAGCCCTTTTGGGTGCGTTCTGGTCCCACGAAGTTTGGTGTTTACGCGGAAGCACTGATGACAATGACGACGATTTCAAATGGAGAGGCCAATTTGGCTACCCGATCGTGTGTGCGTTGGCACGCCTCGCGCTGCTTTCGCCGGCCGCCAAGGCCAACGCGATTTGGGAACAGGTCTTTGCGATTGGGCCAAGGGGCTATCAAGCCATTGGAGTGTTTCTCACGGAATGGTTCACGCTAATTAAAGAGCCAACCGATGTCGCTGAATTCTCGAAACGTTGGCGGCCAATGATCGCGTACACGCTCAATAACAAACAATGGGCGGCGGAAGGCAAGTGGTACTACGCTCAACGGCTGGAACGCGAGGTTCTTGGCTTTGGTGCCAGTGGTTTTATCACGCGCGTTCCCGGTCATGTAACCTTGATTGGTGGCATGCGAGACCTTTACAAGAGCTGGGCCGAAACACGCCTGCCTTCCAATCAAGATAACATGGCTGGGTTCTGCGGCTTCTTGAGCAGCGATGCAGGGCGTGTGCTGCGTATGGATGGCCTTCAATGGATCGCGGCTGTCATGTGCGCTACGCCCGAAACCGGCAAGTGGTACCGGGATTCCATCTCCAGTGCGTTCATGGGATTATTGGAAGCAGCCGTCTTGGAAGATGCCGACGAACTGACGAGGAATTCAGCCGCCCGGCAGGCCCTCGTCGATCTTACTGCGCATGCCGTAGCGCGCCAGTTGCCACGGGCGCTCGCGTTGCAGGAACGCGTGCGCCGGTTGCGCTAG
- a CDS encoding competence protein ComEC produces the protein MADFYEIDFLPVHTSKSGDCICARYQVGGTWTLHVVDGGYTATAPDLAAHIGKYFATKLINHVVVTHPDQDHAEGLAPILEHFEVGKLWMLRPWIYAQELLPHFPRIGSVENLQKRLRDDYPYIAALEEIALRRGIPIDEPFQGRAIGAFTVLAPSPLRYGQLILSSDRTPQIRTATAGILSGLFNALEPLVTLIKSGWGSENFSSENTSVENEMSVVQYANIAGHRILLTGDAGRDGMTEAADFAPTVGLFLPGIFRFQVPHHGGRRNLSTDIVDRWLGPRLPNILPPGLETFTAMISSAKEDTAHPRNAVLRAMLHRGAFIGTTEDGPMRVALNSPAPAWNSMKNVPYPDEQEE, from the coding sequence ATGGCCGACTTTTACGAAATCGACTTTCTGCCTGTCCACACGTCGAAAAGCGGCGACTGCATTTGTGCCCGGTACCAGGTTGGGGGTACATGGACGCTCCACGTAGTGGACGGCGGCTATACGGCCACGGCGCCCGACCTAGCCGCGCATATCGGCAAGTATTTTGCCACGAAGCTGATCAACCACGTCGTCGTCACCCACCCAGATCAAGATCACGCAGAAGGCTTGGCACCCATCCTCGAACACTTCGAGGTCGGCAAACTCTGGATGCTTCGGCCGTGGATTTACGCGCAAGAACTGCTGCCGCATTTCCCGCGGATCGGGTCTGTCGAAAATTTGCAAAAGAGACTCCGGGACGACTACCCGTATATCGCAGCCCTTGAGGAAATCGCGCTCCGTCGAGGGATTCCTATCGACGAGCCATTTCAAGGTCGCGCCATTGGAGCCTTCACGGTGCTTGCACCGTCGCCCCTGCGATATGGGCAGCTCATATTAAGCTCGGATCGAACCCCGCAGATCAGGACCGCCACCGCGGGTATCCTGTCGGGCCTGTTCAACGCCCTTGAACCGCTTGTCACCTTGATCAAGTCCGGTTGGGGTAGCGAGAATTTTTCCTCGGAAAACACCAGCGTCGAAAATGAAATGAGCGTTGTTCAGTACGCCAACATTGCCGGGCATCGGATCCTACTCACTGGAGACGCCGGCAGGGATGGAATGACTGAAGCCGCTGACTTCGCGCCGACGGTCGGGTTGTTCTTGCCCGGCATCTTCCGTTTCCAAGTGCCACACCATGGCGGACGAAGAAACCTGTCTACCGATATCGTTGATCGATGGCTCGGGCCGCGACTTCCCAATATTCTGCCGCCAGGCCTTGAAACCTTTACTGCGATGATCAGCTCGGCAAAGGAAGATACAGCCCACCCGCGTAACGCCGTTCTTCGAGCAATGCTCCATCGCGGGGCATTTATCGGAACAACTGAAGACGGACCAATGCGCGTTGCTTTGAACTCGCCCGCACCTGCCTGGAACTCCATGAAAAATGTGCCCTACCCCGACGAGCAGGAAGAGTGA
- a CDS encoding restriction endonuclease, translated as MPTLTTMRLPPPKAWQEFEDLVLASLGQRWKTTTLQRNGRSGQAQAGVDVYGSDDIGRRVGIQCKNFKGALGLKTVQKEIDRAAKFKGSLSALFVATTAETDARLQEEVRLLSDTRVAAGKFAVALLFWDDIVDGLVANPALLRAHYPQIQIESRTMPSRERLLAALEFGYYAPYLWHYILLTFGEVGQMANTEPDTVKVIARMVEQRAQQLFAPKEAKAITKCIKVIVDGSYAKRKNQASWDHVEDCAKRIATHANTLSSLLPISEGNVLETGITLGRIYHHVDDLPSKGVRDDMRRRLRGILPDDCQKEVDRRFRATASVSSGYTWASRIYTCLDREIRWASF; from the coding sequence ATGCCTACTTTGACGACCATGCGACTGCCGCCGCCAAAGGCCTGGCAGGAATTTGAGGACCTCGTGCTCGCCTCGCTCGGACAGCGCTGGAAGACAACGACGCTGCAGAGGAACGGCCGATCGGGCCAAGCGCAGGCAGGCGTCGATGTCTATGGGTCTGACGATATCGGAAGAAGAGTCGGAATCCAGTGCAAGAACTTCAAAGGCGCGCTGGGTTTGAAGACCGTTCAAAAGGAAATCGACCGCGCCGCAAAATTCAAGGGTAGTCTGTCAGCGCTCTTTGTGGCGACAACCGCCGAGACCGATGCGAGGCTACAGGAGGAAGTGCGCCTTCTGTCCGACACCCGTGTCGCAGCGGGTAAATTTGCCGTGGCACTGCTGTTCTGGGATGATATCGTTGACGGTCTCGTAGCCAATCCTGCCCTGCTTCGTGCTCATTACCCCCAAATTCAGATTGAGAGTCGGACGATGCCAAGTCGGGAGCGGCTCCTGGCTGCCCTGGAATTTGGCTACTACGCACCGTATTTGTGGCACTACATTCTGCTCACATTTGGCGAAGTCGGCCAGATGGCCAACACGGAGCCGGACACGGTCAAAGTCATTGCTCGAATGGTTGAGCAGCGCGCCCAGCAGCTGTTTGCGCCGAAAGAAGCGAAAGCAATTACCAAGTGCATCAAAGTAATCGTCGATGGCAGCTATGCCAAGCGTAAGAACCAGGCGTCGTGGGATCACGTGGAAGATTGCGCCAAGCGCATCGCCACACATGCCAACACGCTATCGTCGCTTCTGCCGATTTCGGAAGGGAACGTGCTGGAGACGGGCATCACGCTGGGGCGGATATATCACCACGTGGATGATCTTCCCTCCAAGGGCGTGCGCGATGATATGCGGCGGCGATTGCGGGGTATCTTGCCAGATGATTGCCAGAAGGAAGTAGACCGCAGGTTCAGGGCCACAGCTAGTGTGTCTTCGGGTTATACGTGGGCCTCCAGGATCTATACCTGTCTCGACCGGGAAATTCGCTGGGCTTCGTTCTAA
- a CDS encoding helix-turn-helix domain-containing protein — protein MDLRDRVGLNVQELRRAKKLSQEELAYRAKIHQTYLSGVEGGKRNPSLLVLDRIAKALGTDVEDLVRRRRRARAD, from the coding sequence ATGGATCTGCGGGACCGAGTCGGATTGAATGTTCAGGAATTGCGCCGAGCCAAGAAGCTCAGCCAAGAGGAGCTGGCCTATCGGGCAAAGATTCACCAGACCTATTTGAGTGGAGTGGAAGGCGGCAAACGCAATCCATCGTTATTGGTCCTTGACCGAATAGCGAAAGCGCTCGGAACTGATGTCGAGGATTTGGTTCGTCGCAGACGTCGAGCGAGGGCCGATTAA